The following proteins are encoded in a genomic region of Terriglobia bacterium:
- a CDS encoding aldehyde dehydrogenase family protein, with translation MAAKIFKNFIGGEWVESRSGQTYENLNPADTRDVIGVFQRSDKRDVDDAVSAAKQAFERWRLVPAPKRAEIIYRAGEILLERKEEYARLMTREMGKVLKETRGDVQEAVDTAYYMAGEGRRQFGVTVPSELPNKFAMAVRMPLGVCGMIAPWNFPMAIPSWKLLPALVCGNTCVIKPAEDTPLSTLNLLKALTDAGLPKGVVNVVTGFGPEVGAPIAEHASVQAISFTGSSEVGRIVGETAARSFKPCSLEMGGKNAIIILDDANLDLALEGVLWGAFGTTGQRCTAASRVIVQKGVYRQFADRLIYRAQRLKVGNGQDESVEMGPQINEQQVATTEKYVQIGKNEGAKLEAGGKALNTTDHAYGWFFEPTIFTDVNEKMRVAQEEIFGPVLSLIPVDNFDKAIEIANGVPYGLSSSVYTRDVNKAFRAMRDIYAGITYVNAPTIGAEVHLPFGGTKATGNGHREGGLGAIDFYTQWKSCYIDFSDRLQRAQIDTGE, from the coding sequence ATGGCAGCCAAAATCTTCAAGAATTTTATCGGCGGCGAGTGGGTCGAATCGCGCAGCGGCCAGACCTATGAAAACCTGAACCCGGCGGACACGCGTGACGTGATTGGTGTATTCCAACGCTCAGACAAGCGTGACGTGGACGATGCGGTTTCCGCAGCCAAACAGGCTTTTGAGCGCTGGCGGCTGGTTCCCGCGCCCAAGCGCGCTGAGATCATCTACCGTGCCGGGGAAATCCTGCTGGAACGCAAGGAAGAGTACGCCCGCCTGATGACGCGTGAAATGGGCAAAGTTTTGAAAGAAACACGCGGTGACGTGCAGGAAGCCGTGGATACGGCCTACTACATGGCCGGCGAAGGACGGCGGCAGTTCGGCGTAACCGTGCCGTCAGAATTGCCCAACAAGTTTGCCATGGCCGTACGCATGCCTCTTGGCGTTTGCGGCATGATTGCGCCCTGGAATTTTCCCATGGCGATTCCGTCATGGAAGCTGCTGCCTGCTCTGGTCTGTGGCAATACATGCGTCATCAAGCCGGCGGAAGACACTCCGCTTTCAACGCTCAACCTGCTGAAGGCACTCACGGACGCAGGCTTGCCTAAAGGCGTGGTCAATGTTGTGACAGGATTTGGGCCTGAAGTCGGCGCGCCGATTGCCGAGCACGCCAGCGTTCAGGCAATTTCATTTACTGGATCGAGCGAGGTGGGGCGCATTGTGGGCGAAACCGCTGCACGGAGTTTCAAGCCATGCTCGCTGGAAATGGGCGGCAAGAACGCCATCATCATTCTGGACGACGCAAATCTCGATCTGGCGCTTGAGGGGGTTCTCTGGGGCGCGTTCGGCACGACTGGACAGCGTTGCACCGCTGCCAGCCGCGTGATCGTACAGAAAGGCGTGTATCGCCAGTTCGCGGACCGCTTGATTTATCGCGCGCAACGGCTCAAAGTGGGCAACGGCCAGGATGAAAGCGTGGAGATGGGCCCGCAAATCAACGAGCAGCAAGTGGCCACCACGGAAAAATACGTTCAGATTGGCAAAAATGAAGGCGCAAAGCTGGAAGCGGGGGGCAAGGCCCTGAACACCACTGACCATGCTTATGGATGGTTCTTTGAGCCGACTATCTTCACTGACGTGAATGAAAAAATGCGCGTGGCCCAGGAAGAGATCTTTGGGCCAGTGCTCAGCCTGATCCCGGTAGATAACTTTGACAAAGCAATCGAGATCGCCAATGGCGTGCCTTATGGCCTGTCTTCATCGGTATACACGCGAGACGTCAACAAGGCTTTCCGCGCCATGCGCGATATTTACGCCGGCATTACATACGTGAATGCTCCGACGATTGGAGCTGAAGTGCATCTGCCCTTCGGCGGGACCAAGGCAACCGGTAATGGACATCGCGAAGGCGGCCTGGGAGCAATCGATTTCTATACCCAATGGAAGTCGTGCTATATCGATTTTTCTGACCGACTGCAGAGGGCACAGATCGATACAGGAGAATAG
- a CDS encoding type II toxin-antitoxin system HigB family toxin, whose translation MRVIARRTLNDFSESLRASKDYKAVKTALDAWFHETQAANWNSPAEVKKSYGNASIAGKDRVVFNIKGNDYRLVTAIDYQRKVVFIKWLGTHKEYDRIDVRTVQYAHKTDQK comes from the coding sequence GTGAGAGTGATTGCGCGTCGAACTTTGAATGATTTTTCTGAATCTTTGCGCGCCTCCAAAGACTACAAGGCTGTAAAAACAGCTCTGGATGCGTGGTTTCACGAAACGCAAGCAGCAAATTGGAACTCACCGGCCGAGGTCAAAAAGAGTTATGGGAATGCAAGCATCGCTGGCAAAGACCGCGTTGTCTTCAACATTAAAGGAAATGACTATCGACTTGTAACCGCCATTGATTATCAGAGAAAGGTTGTTTTTATCAAATGGCTCGGAACGCACAAGGAATACGACCGGATTGATGTTAGGACGGTGCAATATGCGCATAAGACCGATCAGAAGTGA
- a CDS encoding HAMP domain-containing protein, whose product MPDQKPDKSNRSLPLTQRRALLIPLALGIVLLFGVVFSQQAFNLKQLRPDSAGQTLGLVALSALVFLLLVVLTFVLFRNLLKLYAERRLGVLGSRFRTRMMVGALVLSFAPAIVMFMFSYGLMNRSIDKWFSSPVNALHQGSGRVAALLTASTGDSARHTAMDIAESPEIQRAFETANYSGVLHEFRRHQNTLQNGFAMAIRDDTAVASWNLPRPWPALRQSLPDLKSLQQSPEKWVYQNAEYLVAMAPAGKSGTILIGLPLPKDFSPTLEQINQDQHDYETLGHEAKRIRGLYMLLLTMLTVLVLFVATWSSLFVAKLVTRPVEALAVATREISLGHLGHRVEVSAADELGELVSSFNNMAGELESSRTKIDESARALTETNTELEQRRRHIETILESIPTGVLSLDPQRRVTHSNVAFGRMFWPNGGAPVIGSTLRQVFDDETASDLEHLLRRADRMSVTAAQFEIPLDKDKLNVSVTVSSVQHGKQRLGYVIVFEDYSELLKAQREAAWREVARRVAHEIKNPLTPIALSAERIRRHLERGLVPDQASLNVIHGCAETITEAVQTVRSLVDEFSSLARFPAAQPRPADINEIVEGTLAMFNGRLDGIRVEKQLDANLPLAMADPEAIKRALANLIDNAAEAMQDSRVREIHITTSLLDGRDGLEIVIADTGHGIDREVKEKLFLPYFSTKKRGTGLGLAIVRRIIDDHHGSIRVEENKPAGAKFLVELPLAGEMAAGESQSA is encoded by the coding sequence GTGCCCGATCAGAAACCGGATAAAAGCAATCGTTCACTCCCCCTGACGCAGCGGCGCGCCCTGCTGATTCCGCTGGCGCTGGGCATTGTCTTACTTTTCGGCGTCGTTTTTTCTCAACAAGCTTTTAACCTGAAGCAGCTCCGGCCAGATTCCGCCGGACAGACGTTGGGTTTGGTGGCGCTTTCAGCCCTGGTTTTTCTGCTGCTGGTGGTGCTCACCTTCGTCCTGTTTCGCAACCTGCTCAAGCTTTATGCCGAGCGGCGGCTTGGCGTGCTGGGTTCACGCTTCCGCACGCGCATGATGGTCGGCGCTTTGGTCCTGTCGTTTGCGCCTGCGATTGTGATGTTTATGTTCTCTTACGGACTGATGAACCGGTCGATCGACAAATGGTTTTCGAGTCCGGTAAACGCGTTGCACCAGGGCTCGGGACGCGTGGCGGCGCTGTTGACCGCCTCAACTGGAGACAGTGCACGCCACACTGCCATGGACATTGCGGAGTCTCCGGAAATTCAACGTGCGTTTGAGACTGCCAATTACTCTGGCGTGCTGCACGAATTTCGGCGTCACCAGAACACGCTGCAAAACGGCTTTGCCATGGCCATTCGAGATGACACGGCCGTGGCAAGCTGGAACCTGCCGCGTCCGTGGCCTGCGCTTCGCCAATCCCTTCCTGACTTAAAGAGCCTTCAACAGTCTCCGGAGAAGTGGGTCTATCAGAACGCGGAATATCTTGTAGCCATGGCGCCGGCGGGAAAGTCCGGGACGATCTTGATTGGGCTGCCGCTTCCCAAGGATTTTTCTCCAACGCTGGAGCAGATCAACCAGGACCAGCATGACTATGAAACGCTGGGACACGAGGCCAAGCGCATTCGTGGTTTGTACATGCTGCTGTTGACCATGTTGACCGTACTGGTTCTGTTTGTGGCTACATGGTCTTCATTGTTCGTCGCCAAGCTGGTCACGCGTCCGGTGGAAGCGCTGGCTGTGGCAACGCGCGAGATATCCCTGGGGCACCTGGGACACCGCGTTGAGGTTTCCGCCGCGGACGAACTGGGCGAACTGGTTTCTTCATTCAACAACATGGCTGGAGAGCTGGAATCCAGCCGCACCAAGATTGACGAGTCTGCCCGCGCGCTAACGGAGACAAACACTGAGCTGGAGCAGCGCCGCCGGCACATCGAAACAATTCTGGAAAGCATCCCCACCGGCGTGCTTTCCTTGGACCCTCAAAGGCGTGTCACGCACAGCAACGTGGCTTTCGGGCGGATGTTCTGGCCGAACGGCGGTGCGCCGGTGATCGGATCGACACTGCGCCAGGTCTTCGATGATGAAACGGCTTCCGACCTGGAGCATCTATTGCGCCGCGCTGACCGCATGTCAGTGACGGCTGCGCAATTTGAGATTCCCCTGGACAAAGACAAGCTCAATGTGAGCGTGACCGTTTCTTCCGTGCAGCATGGCAAACAGCGGCTGGGATACGTGATCGTCTTTGAGGACTATAGCGAACTACTGAAGGCGCAGCGTGAAGCTGCATGGCGCGAGGTAGCGCGGCGCGTGGCCCATGAAATCAAGAACCCGCTCACGCCGATCGCGCTTTCCGCCGAGCGCATTCGGCGCCATCTGGAGCGCGGGCTGGTTCCAGACCAGGCTTCGTTGAACGTGATCCATGGCTGCGCGGAGACGATCACGGAGGCTGTGCAGACAGTCCGTTCGCTGGTGGATGAGTTCTCATCGCTGGCGCGGTTTCCCGCAGCCCAGCCGCGTCCGGCGGACATCAATGAAATTGTGGAAGGCACGCTGGCAATGTTCAACGGCAGGCTGGACGGGATACGCGTGGAAAAACAGCTCGATGCCAACCTGCCGCTGGCTATGGCCGATCCTGAGGCCATCAAGCGCGCGCTGGCCAACCTGATCGATAACGCCGCTGAAGCCATGCAGGATTCGCGCGTGCGCGAAATCCATATCACCACGTCCTTGCTTGATGGGCGCGACGGGCTGGAGATCGTGATTGCGGATACCGGCCATGGCATCGATCGCGAGGTAAAAGAAAAATTGTTTCTGCCATATTTTTCCACCAAGAAGCGCGGCACCGGACTGGGGCTGGCAATCGTGCGTCGCATCATTGACGATCATCATGGCTCCATTCGCGTGGAAGAAAACAAGCCGGCGGGCGCAAAGTTCCTGGTAGAGCTGCCGCTGGCGGGTGAGATGGCAGCAGGGGAGTCGCAGAGTGCATAG
- a CDS encoding sigma-54 dependent transcriptional regulator encodes MHSVLVVDDERDIRESLRGVLEDEGYKVLLAESGEACLEQLKKRSCEVVLLDIWLPGIDGLETLEKIRQLEDPPEVVIISGHGTIETAVRATKLGAFDFLEKPLSLDKTLIVLKNAVEAHRLRLENAEFKKQFQAKSVIVGESIPIKALRHEIEVMAPTNGRVLIYGESGTGKELVAHAIHAHSLRKDKLFVEVNCAAIPEDWIESELFGHRKGALPGAASDKEGKFEKANEGTLFLDEVGDMSLKTQSKVLRTLDEQKFTPVGDDDPVKVDVRVIAATNKDLDEEISRGNFREDLFYRLNVIPFYVPPLRERKEDIPLLSKHFLKEFSAAYSRRSREITDEAIETLTRYSWPGNVRELRNVIERLVIMNPTAHKIERKHLPPLIHREGGRSSTAGFSTLHQARAAYERDYILKKLDENHGNVTRAAEVLGLERSHLYRKMKTLGIAVKE; translated from the coding sequence GTGCATAGCGTCCTGGTGGTGGATGATGAACGCGATATCCGCGAGTCGCTGCGTGGCGTCCTTGAGGATGAAGGGTACAAGGTGCTGCTGGCGGAAAGCGGCGAAGCCTGCTTAGAGCAATTGAAGAAACGCTCCTGCGAAGTGGTGCTGCTGGATATATGGCTGCCCGGCATTGACGGGTTGGAGACTCTGGAAAAAATCAGGCAACTGGAAGATCCGCCGGAGGTAGTCATCATCTCCGGCCACGGGACGATTGAGACCGCGGTCCGCGCCACCAAGCTGGGCGCGTTCGACTTTCTGGAAAAGCCGCTTTCACTGGATAAGACACTCATTGTTTTGAAGAACGCCGTGGAAGCGCACCGCCTGCGGCTGGAGAATGCGGAGTTCAAAAAACAGTTCCAGGCGAAAAGCGTCATCGTAGGCGAGAGCATTCCCATCAAGGCGCTGCGGCATGAAATTGAAGTAATGGCCCCGACGAACGGGCGTGTGCTGATTTATGGCGAGTCAGGGACAGGCAAAGAACTGGTGGCGCACGCCATCCACGCGCACAGCCTGCGCAAGGACAAACTGTTTGTCGAGGTAAACTGCGCGGCCATCCCGGAAGACTGGATTGAAAGCGAGCTCTTTGGCCATCGCAAGGGCGCGCTGCCCGGCGCAGCCAGCGATAAAGAAGGCAAGTTTGAAAAAGCGAATGAAGGCACGCTGTTTCTGGACGAAGTGGGCGACATGAGCCTGAAGACGCAATCCAAGGTGCTGCGCACGCTCGATGAACAGAAATTTACGCCTGTAGGCGACGACGATCCGGTAAAGGTGGACGTGCGCGTGATCGCCGCGACGAACAAAGACCTGGACGAGGAAATTTCTCGCGGCAATTTTCGTGAAGACCTGTTTTATCGGCTGAATGTAATTCCGTTTTACGTTCCGCCGCTACGCGAGCGGAAAGAAGATATTCCGCTGCTGTCAAAGCATTTTCTCAAAGAGTTCTCCGCCGCTTACAGCCGGCGGTCGCGCGAAATCACCGATGAGGCGATTGAGACCCTCACACGCTATTCCTGGCCGGGAAACGTGCGCGAACTGCGTAATGTAATTGAGCGACTGGTGATTATGAATCCCACGGCGCACAAGATTGAACGCAAGCATCTGCCGCCGCTGATCCATCGGGAAGGCGGTCGCTCTTCTACGGCGGGCTTTTCCACGCTGCACCAGGCCCGTGCTGCATACGAGCGCGATTACATCCTGAAAAAGCTGGACGAGAACCACGGCAACGTGACCCGCGCCGCAGAAGTGCTGGGGCTTGAGCGGAGCCATCTGTATCGCAAGATGAAGACGCTGGGGATAGCGGTGAAGGAGTAA
- a CDS encoding GNAT family N-acetyltransferase, with protein MATQGLKFPIQKRVPQLTASIRVGGEEVIHHIADQWRRLCDETASAPFHRPEWVQTYLRIFEPGNQLVLFTVHSAKGLVAVLPLLRKRSWYAGIPVVKMAGAANVHSVRFEIVHKKGIAGEAAVPLIWQLLKSMSGWDVLELPVFPQHGACEKLMALAGLDGFNTVTFLAQDSPILHMQRDGNGHLTWLADTSRHFRHELRRLERLLEKETGDKTKLICHDEPHAETLHKFYEMEAAGWKGAEGSAINCDKATRSFYDSIAREATSGGYFRLHALEVNGRMTAGAFSVVTDDCFFPMKITYDESLRRGAPGLLLLNGIMQECAENGVGQLFFGGGKDSYKTSWTPETLPHFNGFVFNTTLRAQMAFQVRTKLLSPLGKYRRGILEKWRTVKSQGFDRSAAESTDKNHPPPGGISLSKPGSLDRKKENTHANEHDLLSI; from the coding sequence ATGGCGACCCAAGGGTTAAAGTTTCCGATACAAAAACGTGTCCCCCAGTTGACCGCAAGTATTCGGGTCGGCGGGGAAGAAGTAATTCATCACATTGCAGATCAATGGCGGAGACTGTGCGACGAGACTGCAAGCGCTCCGTTTCACCGTCCGGAATGGGTCCAGACGTACCTTCGCATTTTTGAGCCAGGTAACCAACTGGTCCTGTTCACGGTTCATTCAGCTAAGGGATTGGTCGCGGTTTTGCCTCTGTTACGCAAACGAAGCTGGTACGCCGGTATCCCGGTGGTCAAAATGGCGGGGGCAGCCAACGTACATTCAGTTCGATTTGAGATCGTACACAAGAAAGGCATTGCGGGTGAAGCTGCTGTGCCGTTGATCTGGCAGCTGTTGAAGTCCATGTCAGGTTGGGACGTTCTTGAGTTGCCGGTGTTTCCGCAACACGGCGCCTGCGAAAAACTCATGGCGCTTGCCGGTCTTGATGGTTTTAACACGGTCACGTTTCTGGCGCAGGACAGCCCGATCTTGCACATGCAACGTGATGGGAATGGCCACCTGACGTGGCTGGCTGACACGAGCCGTCATTTTCGCCATGAACTGCGGCGACTGGAGCGGCTGCTGGAGAAAGAAACAGGCGACAAGACTAAACTGATTTGCCATGATGAGCCTCATGCGGAGACGCTGCACAAGTTTTATGAGATGGAAGCGGCAGGTTGGAAAGGCGCTGAGGGCTCCGCGATCAACTGTGACAAGGCGACGCGGTCATTTTATGATTCCATTGCGCGCGAGGCGACCAGCGGCGGTTACTTTCGGCTGCACGCACTGGAAGTCAACGGAAGAATGACAGCAGGCGCTTTCAGCGTAGTCACCGATGATTGCTTCTTTCCCATGAAGATTACCTATGATGAGTCCTTGCGGCGCGGCGCTCCCGGACTGCTACTGCTAAACGGGATCATGCAGGAATGCGCGGAAAATGGCGTAGGGCAACTCTTTTTTGGCGGCGGTAAGGACTCTTACAAAACTTCATGGACGCCTGAAACGCTGCCCCATTTCAATGGATTTGTGTTTAACACGACTCTTCGCGCACAGATGGCATTTCAAGTGCGAACGAAGTTACTCTCGCCTCTGGGAAAGTATCGGCGGGGGATACTTGAAAAGTGGCGAACAGTGAAGAGCCAGGGCTTTGACCGAAGTGCGGCAGAGTCGACGGACAAGAACCACCCACCGCCAGGCGGGATATCATTATCAAAGCCCGGATCCTTAGACCGTAAGAAGGAGAATACCCATGCAAATGAGCATGATTTGCTGTCCATTTAA